In one window of Saprospiraceae bacterium DNA:
- a CDS encoding acetoacetate--CoA ligase, which produces MKKEIQKIWSPASAQIESSELYRFRTWVNHKYGLQLRNYQQLYEWSIDLYVNFWQCILEYFEMEYSGIYSEVCSNDPMPYVRWFDGIQLNYAEHLFKNKADTDMAFISFTESSELRYTTWGQLKGQVASVQKFYKSAGLQKGDRVVAYCSNILETSVCMLAAVASGLVWSSCSPDFGVSSALDRFKQIEPIILVAVTAYSYGGKVFDKTSQIQELISGLKNLKKVLWIESCDIAAPKFENDQQVAMTSLMNGESKNIQFERVAFSDPIWVLYSSGTTGLPKPIVHGHGGMLLEHYKYTVLQNDIRKGERFFWYSTTGWMMWNFVHASLLAGATAVLYDGSPGYPKLDSLWQKCAELKMHHFGTSAPFLVACMKENLEPGVQFDLGSLRSIGSTGSPLPAECFDWVYRAVKEEVWLCSMSGGTDVCTAFVGSCIERPVYAGQIQCRALGAAVQAWDDSGRSVNQEVGEMVITRPMPCMPVFFWNDQGFEKYISSYFEMYPGVWRHGDWIEITAEDGVIIHGRSDATLNRQGVRMGTAEFYSALNELEEIADALVVNLEKTNGEHFMPLFVQLKSGVLLNDELRKKINTCLRLRCSPRHVPDEIFVCPDIPYTISGKKMEGPVKKVLLKADLKKAYNPDAMRNPLSMQYFITNVDSLSGN; this is translated from the coding sequence ATGAAAAAAGAAATACAAAAAATCTGGAGTCCCGCTTCAGCCCAAATTGAATCTTCAGAGTTGTACAGATTCAGAACCTGGGTCAATCATAAATATGGCCTTCAGCTCAGGAATTACCAGCAGCTGTATGAATGGTCTATCGATCTATATGTAAATTTCTGGCAGTGTATTTTGGAATATTTTGAAATGGAATATTCGGGTATTTACAGTGAGGTGTGTTCTAATGATCCAATGCCTTATGTCAGGTGGTTTGATGGCATTCAATTGAATTATGCAGAGCATCTGTTTAAAAATAAAGCGGACACCGATATGGCCTTCATTTCTTTTACTGAATCCAGTGAACTGCGGTATACTACCTGGGGTCAGCTTAAAGGCCAGGTTGCTTCCGTGCAAAAGTTTTACAAATCTGCAGGGCTGCAAAAAGGAGATCGCGTCGTGGCATATTGTTCGAATATCCTGGAGACATCGGTTTGTATGCTGGCTGCAGTTGCGAGTGGATTGGTGTGGAGCAGTTGTTCTCCGGATTTTGGAGTCAGCAGTGCACTGGACCGGTTTAAACAGATTGAACCAATTATTTTAGTAGCTGTAACTGCCTACAGTTATGGTGGAAAAGTTTTTGATAAAACATCGCAAATACAGGAATTGATTTCCGGTTTAAAAAATTTGAAAAAAGTTTTATGGATCGAAAGCTGTGATATTGCTGCACCCAAATTTGAAAATGATCAACAGGTCGCAATGACTTCTTTGATGAACGGGGAATCCAAAAACATCCAATTTGAAAGAGTCGCTTTCTCAGATCCCATTTGGGTCTTGTATTCTTCAGGTACCACGGGATTGCCAAAACCCATTGTGCATGGCCACGGAGGAATGCTGCTCGAACATTATAAATATACGGTCCTGCAAAACGACATCAGAAAAGGGGAAAGATTTTTCTGGTATTCAACTACAGGATGGATGATGTGGAATTTCGTACATGCATCTTTATTGGCAGGAGCTACAGCTGTTTTATACGATGGGAGTCCGGGATATCCAAAACTAGATTCATTGTGGCAAAAATGTGCAGAATTGAAAATGCATCATTTTGGAACCAGCGCACCATTTCTGGTCGCTTGCATGAAAGAAAACCTTGAACCCGGTGTACAATTTGATCTTGGAAGTTTGCGCAGTATTGGATCAACAGGTTCCCCTTTGCCTGCTGAATGTTTTGATTGGGTTTACCGGGCTGTAAAGGAGGAAGTCTGGCTTTGTTCGATGAGCGGCGGTACAGATGTTTGTACTGCTTTTGTAGGTAGTTGTATAGAACGCCCAGTTTATGCCGGTCAAATTCAGTGCAGGGCTTTGGGAGCAGCGGTCCAGGCCTGGGATGATTCAGGCCGTTCTGTAAACCAGGAAGTCGGGGAGATGGTTATCACGAGACCTATGCCTTGTATGCCTGTATTTTTTTGGAACGATCAGGGGTTTGAGAAATACATCTCCAGTTATTTTGAGATGTATCCGGGAGTCTGGCGCCATGGAGATTGGATCGAGATTACAGCTGAAGATGGCGTGATCATTCATGGCAGATCGGATGCAACCTTAAACAGGCAAGGTGTCCGGATGGGTACCGCTGAATTTTACAGCGCATTGAATGAACTGGAGGAGATCGCTGATGCTCTTGTAGTGAATTTGGAAAAAACAAATGGCGAGCATTTTATGCCATTGTTTGTGCAACTGAAGTCAGGTGTCCTGTTAAACGATGAGCTGCGCAAGAAAATTAATACCTGTCTCAGATTGCGTTGCAGCCCAAGACATGTGCCGGATGAGATTTTCGTCTGCCCTGATATTCCTTATACCATCAGTGGTAAAAAAATGGAGGGACCTGTTAAAAAAGTATTATTAAAAGCGGATCTTAAAAAAGCCTATAATCCGGATGCGATGAGAAATCCCCTAAGTATGCAATATTTTATAACGAATGTTGATTCGCTTTCGGGTAATTAA
- a CDS encoding metal-dependent transcriptional regulator, with translation MEGQLLSTSEENYLKSIYELSNRSEDSDTSTNELASYVGSKPATVTETLKRLADKGLLRYEKYQPVRLTIIGKNMALRILRKQRIWNTYLFEKLGLELNELTMHSDQLEHVHSEKLINILDEMLGKPLFDPFGDPIPDAKGQVRGKCFKSLDQIKSGEICRITGFKNRSELFIQYIRKIGLHIGNHLLILDKEAFDGTLTVLKNGQSQLQLPASLAQNIITSTSFQCCAFEKQLTEPPCLTQLIQLVNKYPS, from the coding sequence ATGGAAGGCCAATTATTAAGTACATCGGAAGAAAACTACCTGAAATCCATATACGAGCTCTCTAACCGGTCAGAGGACTCCGATACCAGTACCAACGAATTGGCTTCCTATGTCGGAAGCAAACCCGCCACGGTTACAGAAACATTGAAAAGACTGGCAGACAAAGGATTGTTGCGCTATGAAAAATACCAGCCGGTGCGTCTTACCATCATTGGTAAAAATATGGCTCTTCGGATCTTGCGCAAACAACGGATCTGGAACACCTACTTATTTGAAAAATTAGGGCTCGAGCTCAATGAGCTGACCATGCATTCGGACCAACTCGAACACGTCCACTCTGAAAAACTGATAAATATTCTGGATGAAATGCTTGGCAAACCTTTATTTGACCCATTTGGCGATCCCATTCCCGATGCGAAAGGACAAGTCAGAGGTAAATGTTTTAAAAGTCTCGATCAGATCAAATCAGGTGAGATCTGCAGGATTACCGGCTTCAAAAACCGAAGCGAGTTATTCATCCAGTACATACGGAAAATCGGATTGCATATCGGAAACCATTTACTCATTTTAGATAAAGAAGCATTCGACGGAACCCTCACCGTTCTGAAAAACGGCCAGTCCCAGCTACAGTTGCCAGCCTCTCTTGCTCAAAACATCATTACGTCCACATCTTTCCAGTGCTGCGCATTTGAAAAGCAACTTACTGAACCCCCGTGTTTAACCCAATTGATTCAGCTGGTCAATAAATACCCATCTTAA
- a CDS encoding TonB-dependent receptor: MKILMTMSFMLILTLNAQSQKTVLKGRVTETDPSKSIAGALIYLENTSYATYTDAQGTFALEISEPAHFTLAVKFEGYQTFKTEIQTSPAETSELRIQLKEISSTLPEILVMTKGYNGVREIPGSVHYISPKELQKYNYTDIHRTLGMLPGIHIQEEDGFGLRPNIGLRGTGVERSSKITIMEDGVLISPAPYSEPAAYYFPTTGRMQAVEIIKGSSQIKYGPFTTGGAMNLVSTAIPDAFSGKINLWLGNHGSKNLHAYAGNAHKNISYVFETFQYNADGFKDLDGGGNTGFDKKDYLAKVSIHTNPGAAVPQSLSFKIDKTSETSNETYLGLTESDFNTTPYRRYYASQKDQMISEHNQIALIHTINPSAFLTIKSIAYHTDFSRNWYKLDKVKNITTGIKTGIADVLAKPDVYASEYDFISHTSTGLPAHSLILKANNRNYSARGIQSNVIYKFESGSLRHRIEFGLRLHEDEADRFQWEDEYDMNNGIMMLSFHGNPGSESNRVIESNALASFASYKLNWNKLTLSPGLRYEKIKSSQFEYGKNDAGRTGKDLKYTSNEESVFIPGIGVDYKFSKEMHGFFGLHKGFAPPGPQDETNPEISVNYELGFRFEKSFMNVNATIFFNDYSNLLGSDLSASGGGGTGDLFNGGSVESKGLEFECRYDLNRIFPHSKISLPLYISYTYMDAIFKNSFKSTFEDWGTVNQNDELPYTSKHQLSFQLSPEFQKFNFNITGKYLGKMRSKPGQNEISAAELIPSHFVVDISIKYIVNNNICLFANALNASDHVYLVSRRPAGLRPGLPRTCSVGMTARF; this comes from the coding sequence ATGAAAATCTTGATGACCATGAGCTTCATGCTCATACTCACATTGAATGCGCAGAGCCAGAAAACGGTCCTAAAAGGAAGAGTTACTGAAACCGATCCTTCAAAATCAATTGCTGGGGCACTGATTTATTTGGAAAATACTTCATATGCCACTTATACAGATGCACAGGGAACATTCGCTTTGGAAATTTCAGAACCTGCACACTTTACGCTTGCTGTAAAATTTGAAGGCTACCAGACTTTCAAAACCGAAATTCAAACATCGCCTGCAGAAACGTCAGAACTGAGGATACAGTTGAAAGAAATCAGCTCTACCCTTCCCGAAATCCTGGTTATGACAAAAGGTTATAATGGAGTCCGGGAAATACCTGGTTCCGTTCATTACATCTCGCCAAAAGAATTGCAGAAATACAACTATACAGACATCCACAGAACGCTTGGAATGCTGCCGGGCATTCATATTCAGGAAGAAGACGGATTTGGTTTAAGACCCAATATTGGTTTGCGTGGAACCGGTGTCGAACGCAGTTCCAAAATAACCATCATGGAGGATGGGGTCCTCATTTCACCAGCACCTTATTCAGAACCCGCAGCTTATTATTTTCCAACCACCGGAAGAATGCAGGCCGTTGAAATAATCAAAGGAAGTAGTCAGATCAAGTATGGTCCTTTCACGACCGGAGGCGCTATGAACCTGGTTTCAACTGCTATCCCGGATGCCTTTAGCGGAAAAATAAATCTCTGGCTGGGCAATCACGGTTCAAAAAATTTGCATGCCTATGCCGGAAACGCACACAAGAACATATCCTACGTCTTTGAAACATTTCAATACAATGCCGATGGATTCAAAGATCTCGATGGAGGCGGCAACACCGGGTTTGACAAAAAAGATTATCTGGCAAAAGTGTCCATTCATACAAATCCCGGCGCAGCAGTTCCCCAATCGCTAAGTTTTAAAATAGATAAAACATCTGAAACTTCAAATGAAACCTATTTAGGCCTCACTGAATCTGATTTCAACACCACCCCATACAGAAGATACTATGCTTCCCAAAAAGATCAAATGATCAGTGAACACAATCAAATTGCCTTGATTCATACCATAAATCCTTCGGCTTTCTTGACGATAAAATCGATTGCTTATCATACTGATTTCAGCAGAAACTGGTACAAATTAGATAAGGTCAAAAATATCACAACCGGAATAAAAACAGGCATCGCAGATGTACTTGCAAAACCCGATGTTTATGCGAGCGAATATGATTTCATCAGCCATACAAGCACTGGCCTGCCTGCTCATTCGCTGATTTTAAAAGCCAACAATCGCAATTATTCAGCACGCGGAATTCAATCCAATGTCATTTATAAATTTGAAAGCGGAAGTTTGCGTCATCGCATTGAATTTGGTTTGCGCTTGCACGAAGATGAAGCAGACAGGTTCCAATGGGAAGATGAATACGACATGAATAACGGAATCATGATGCTGAGTTTCCACGGGAATCCGGGTTCCGAAAGCAATCGGGTCATCGAATCCAATGCGCTGGCTTCATTCGCGTCCTATAAATTGAACTGGAACAAGTTAACTTTAAGCCCAGGTTTGCGCTATGAAAAGATCAAATCAAGTCAGTTCGAATATGGAAAAAACGATGCAGGAAGAACGGGCAAAGATTTAAAGTATACGTCCAATGAAGAATCGGTTTTCATCCCGGGGATTGGTGTGGATTATAAATTTTCAAAAGAAATGCATGGTTTTTTTGGCCTTCATAAAGGCTTTGCACCTCCCGGACCACAAGACGAAACCAATCCGGAAATCAGCGTCAATTACGAATTGGGATTTAGATTTGAAAAATCTTTCATGAATGTAAATGCAACAATCTTTTTCAATGACTACAGCAATTTGCTGGGATCTGATCTTTCGGCATCAGGCGGTGGAGGAACCGGAGATCTTTTTAATGGAGGATCTGTGGAATCTAAAGGATTGGAATTTGAATGCAGATATGACCTAAACCGCATTTTTCCACATTCCAAAATAAGTTTGCCTCTATACATTTCCTATACCTATATGGATGCCATTTTCAAAAACAGTTTCAAGAGTACTTTTGAAGATTGGGGAACCGTAAATCAAAATGACGAATTGCCATACACATCCAAACATCAGCTCTCATTCCAGTTATCTCCCGAATTTCAAAAATTCAATTTCAACATCACCGGAAAGTATCTCGGTAAAATGCGAAGCAAACCCGGACAAAACGAAATTTCAGCTGCTGAATTGATCCCATCTCATTTCGTTGTCGACATCAGCATTAAGTACATTGTGAACAACAATATTTGTTTGTTTGCAAATGCGTTAAATGCTTCCGATCATGTTTATCTCGTCTCGAGAAGGCCTGCCGGACTTCGGCCAGGGCTTCCTCGCACCTGTTCAGTAGGCATGACCGCCAGATTTTAA
- a CDS encoding ribonuclease Z has translation MNTGPFELLVLGSNGALPAYDRFPSSQLLNIHEHYYLIDCGEGTQFQLKKYGVRLSRIHRIFITHLHGDHIYGLPGLITTFQLLGRIEPLDIFGPAHIEDLLNAVLSRTTMGLQFELRIHPIHNFMGACVYEDEHVTVRSLPLDHKVPCSGFLFQEKQNRKKLHIEKIQQLNIPLAYYKILEAGEDIQLEDGRSFANESLVLPAPASRKFAYCTDTRFNKQILPFIQNVDLLFHETTYLDEMAELAYEHGHSTARQAAEMAKLAKAKQLLCGHYSSRYEQLEPILEECKSVFDNTILGKEGLRISIPVKQEEAC, from the coding sequence ATGAACACCGGACCTTTTGAGCTTCTAGTCCTGGGAAGCAATGGAGCCCTACCTGCATATGACAGATTTCCTTCTTCTCAACTCCTCAATATACACGAGCACTATTATCTTATAGATTGCGGAGAAGGCACTCAATTTCAATTAAAAAAATACGGTGTCCGATTATCCCGGATTCACCGGATCTTTATAACCCATCTCCATGGCGATCATATTTATGGCTTGCCAGGATTGATTACCACTTTTCAACTTTTGGGCCGGATTGAACCTTTAGATATTTTTGGACCAGCCCACATCGAAGACCTCTTGAATGCCGTCTTATCGAGAACGACCATGGGGCTACAGTTTGAACTGAGAATTCATCCCATTCATAATTTTATGGGAGCATGCGTTTATGAAGACGAACACGTGACCGTGCGTTCTTTGCCACTGGATCACAAGGTTCCATGTTCCGGATTTCTTTTTCAGGAAAAACAGAACCGCAAAAAGCTTCACATAGAAAAAATACAACAACTGAATATCCCCTTGGCATATTATAAGATTCTGGAAGCAGGAGAAGATATTCAATTGGAAGATGGCCGATCGTTTGCGAACGAATCGCTTGTACTTCCAGCACCTGCATCGCGAAAATTTGCTTACTGCACAGACACCAGGTTCAATAAACAGATCTTGCCCTTTATTCAGAACGTCGATCTATTATTTCACGAAACGACTTATTTGGATGAAATGGCTGAACTGGCTTATGAGCATGGGCATTCAACGGCCAGACAGGCTGCCGAAATGGCGAAGCTGGCCAAGGCAAAACAACTGCTTTGCGGACATTATTCATCCAGGTATGAACAACTTGAGCCCATCCTGGAAGAATGTAAATCTGTGTTTGACAATACGATCCTTGGTAAAGAAGGGTTAAGAATTAGCATCCCGGTAAAACAGGAAGAAGCATGCTGA
- a CDS encoding STAS domain-containing protein yields MKYQVDKQERYAIFTLEEANLNSLIAPQLKSEFVFLRNEGVRNLIFDLGQVDYVDSSGLSSILTANRIWKDFGSFVMTNVRSESVQKLIEISKLNGILTIIPTMEEAVEYVFMEDLERDLTEEE; encoded by the coding sequence ATGAAGTATCAGGTAGACAAACAGGAAAGGTATGCCATTTTCACTTTAGAGGAAGCCAATCTTAATTCCTTGATTGCCCCTCAATTAAAATCTGAATTTGTTTTTCTAAGGAATGAAGGTGTGAGAAACCTGATTTTCGATTTAGGTCAGGTGGATTATGTCGATTCTTCGGGATTGAGTTCAATACTTACAGCAAACCGCATCTGGAAGGATTTTGGTAGTTTTGTAATGACCAATGTACGAAGCGAAAGCGTTCAGAAATTGATAGAAATTTCCAAACTGAATGGAATCCTAACCATTATTCCAACCATGGAAGAGGCCGTTGAATACGTATTCATGGAAGATCTCGAGCGCGATTTGACAGAGGAAGAATAA
- a CDS encoding ATP-dependent Clp protease ATP-binding subunit, protein MNKKFSQKVKKVLANSREESLRLGHDYIGTEHILLGLIQETDTLAVSVLKSLKVDLNDLKFKLEESIPVKKGNEATFQVGNLPLNKHAEKVLKFTYLEAKVNKEEEIYPEHLVLSLLKHHDNLASQILEDFNVDYETFRNELEFLVEQQSDPSLFEDLPQNAANDPDPYEDEPSQSSYLRKSGSKSQTPVLDNYGRDVSRLAEEGKLDPIVGRDREIERVSQILSRRKKNNPILIGEPGVGKTAIIEGLALRIVQKKVSRTLFNKRIVMLDLAALVAGTKYRGQFEERIKAIMSELEKTRDVILFIDEIHTIIGAGGATGSLDASNIFKPALARGELQCIGASTLDEYRQHIEKDGALDRRFQKVMVDPPTVEETIQILLNIRSKYEEFHSVNYSDASLVSCVKLSDRYITDRFLPDKAIDVIDEVGARVHLKNIHVPKPIEELEKQIDQVKEQKNLAVKSQQYEKAADLRDLESKMLKKLEIAKQEWEVEAKTKRYPVSEDDIAEVVSMMTGIPVNKVALSESKKLVNMADEIRKMIIGQDEAIEKICKAIQRNRVGLKDPKKPIGTFIFLGPTGVGKTELAKGLARFLFDSDDALIRLDMSEYMEKFTVSRLIGAPPGYVGYEEGGQLTEKVRRKPYSVVLLDEIEKAHPDVYNILLQVLDEGLLTDGLGRKVDFKNTILIMTSNIGVRQLKDFGQGVGFATKTRIENQDENTKTVIKNALKKTFSPEFLNRIDDVLIFNSLEKPEMNKIIQIVIQKLVLRIEHLGYSFSLSEEAVDFLAEKGFDPQFGARPLHRAVQKYLEDPLAEYLLQHNPEQGTKLKAVIDKEKGLIVIQQLTKTGSVKKSQ, encoded by the coding sequence ATGAATAAAAAGTTTTCCCAAAAAGTAAAAAAAGTACTTGCCAATAGCCGGGAAGAATCGCTAAGATTGGGTCACGACTACATTGGCACCGAACACATTCTCCTGGGCCTTATACAGGAGACGGATACACTGGCAGTCAGTGTTCTCAAATCACTGAAAGTGGATTTAAATGATTTGAAATTTAAACTTGAAGAATCTATCCCTGTCAAGAAAGGGAATGAAGCCACATTTCAAGTGGGCAATTTGCCCTTAAACAAACATGCAGAAAAGGTATTGAAATTTACCTATCTCGAAGCCAAAGTCAATAAGGAGGAGGAAATTTATCCCGAACATTTGGTTTTGAGCTTACTTAAACATCACGACAATCTGGCTTCCCAGATCCTCGAAGATTTTAATGTAGATTACGAGACCTTCAGAAATGAGCTGGAATTTCTGGTTGAACAACAAAGTGATCCGTCCCTGTTTGAAGACCTTCCTCAAAATGCTGCTAACGACCCCGACCCTTATGAAGACGAACCATCTCAAAGCAGTTATTTAAGGAAATCGGGTTCAAAATCGCAAACACCTGTTTTAGATAATTATGGACGTGATGTATCCAGGCTCGCAGAAGAGGGAAAGCTCGATCCCATCGTAGGCAGGGACCGCGAAATAGAACGCGTATCTCAAATTCTGAGCCGCAGAAAAAAGAATAACCCGATTTTAATTGGAGAACCCGGAGTTGGCAAGACCGCAATTATTGAAGGTCTTGCTCTTAGGATCGTGCAAAAGAAAGTATCGCGCACCCTGTTCAATAAACGCATAGTCATGCTTGATCTGGCAGCTTTGGTTGCCGGTACAAAATACCGCGGACAGTTTGAAGAGCGGATCAAAGCCATCATGAGCGAACTGGAAAAAACCAGGGATGTTATATTGTTTATCGACGAGATCCATACCATCATAGGAGCTGGTGGCGCTACCGGTTCTCTGGATGCCTCCAACATATTTAAGCCTGCTTTGGCCAGAGGAGAGCTGCAATGTATTGGTGCATCAACGCTGGATGAATACCGTCAGCATATAGAAAAAGACGGAGCGCTCGACAGGCGTTTTCAAAAAGTAATGGTCGATCCGCCAACCGTTGAAGAAACCATACAGATCCTGCTCAATATTCGCTCCAAATACGAGGAATTCCATTCTGTTAATTATTCGGATGCATCGCTGGTTAGTTGCGTTAAATTGAGCGATCGCTATATCACAGATCGCTTTCTTCCCGATAAGGCTATCGATGTGATCGACGAAGTCGGAGCAAGAGTTCATTTGAAAAACATACATGTTCCGAAACCGATTGAAGAACTCGAAAAACAAATTGATCAGGTAAAAGAGCAAAAAAATCTGGCAGTAAAAAGTCAACAGTACGAAAAAGCGGCTGACCTCCGCGATCTCGAATCCAAAATGCTCAAGAAACTGGAAATCGCCAAACAAGAGTGGGAAGTTGAGGCTAAAACGAAGAGATACCCTGTATCAGAAGACGATATCGCAGAGGTGGTTTCAATGATGACAGGAATTCCGGTCAACAAAGTTGCTTTGTCTGAAAGCAAAAAGCTGGTCAATATGGCTGACGAGATCCGTAAAATGATCATCGGCCAGGATGAAGCCATTGAAAAAATATGTAAAGCCATTCAGCGAAACCGGGTAGGACTAAAAGATCCGAAAAAGCCCATTGGCACCTTCATTTTTCTTGGCCCTACCGGAGTCGGCAAAACTGAATTAGCCAAAGGCTTAGCTCGGTTCTTATTTGATTCCGACGATGCATTGATTCGCCTCGATATGAGCGAGTACATGGAAAAATTTACCGTATCCAGGTTGATCGGAGCTCCGCCGGGATACGTTGGTTACGAAGAAGGCGGACAGTTGACCGAAAAAGTTAGACGTAAACCATATTCTGTAGTCTTACTCGACGAAATAGAAAAAGCACATCCGGATGTTTATAACATTTTACTACAAGTGCTAGACGAAGGTTTACTGACCGACGGACTTGGACGAAAAGTGGATTTTAAAAATACCATCCTGATCATGACTTCCAACATCGGAGTTCGGCAGTTGAAAGACTTTGGTCAGGGAGTTGGATTTGCTACAAAGACCCGAATTGAAAATCAGGACGAAAACACCAAAACGGTCATTAAAAACGCCTTAAAAAAGACATTTTCTCCTGAATTTCTCAACAGAATAGACGACGTATTGATATTCAATAGTCTGGAAAAACCGGAGATGAACAAAATCATCCAAATCGTAATCCAAAAACTCGTTTTGAGGATCGAACATCTCGGTTATTCCTTTAGCTTATCTGAAGAGGCCGTTGATTTTCTTGCAGAAAAAGGATTTGACCCCCAATTTGGAGCCAGGCCTTTGCATCGGGCGGTTCAAAAGTATCTGGAAGATCCCCTTGCAGAATATTTATTGCAACATAATCCGGAGCAAGGAACCAAACTTAAGGCCGTAATTGATAAAGAAAAAGGTCTTATCGTCATCCAGCAGCTCACCAAAACGGGCAGTGTGAAGAAATCTCAGTAA
- a CDS encoding translation initiation factor IF-3 codes for MSLRGPVYNKKDAVRSQYRLNAAIRSPQIRLVGEDFDQISETAGRKIEAGVYPIEQALRWAEDLGIDLVEITNKADMPVCKIIDFNKFLYLKRKKEKEIKAKTAKTVLKEIRFGPHTDDHDFDFKLKHAIKFLEEGAKVKAYVQFRGRAIVFKERGELVLLRFIKELEPFGVTEELPKLEGKRMHVILTPKKKSN; via the coding sequence TTGAGTCTTAGAGGACCTGTTTACAACAAAAAAGATGCCGTCAGAAGCCAATACCGTTTGAATGCTGCCATTAGGAGCCCACAGATACGATTGGTAGGCGAAGATTTTGATCAAATCAGTGAGACCGCCGGAAGGAAAATCGAAGCCGGCGTCTACCCTATCGAGCAAGCACTCCGATGGGCTGAAGATCTTGGAATTGATCTGGTTGAAATCACCAACAAAGCCGATATGCCGGTTTGCAAGATCATAGATTTCAACAAATTCCTTTACCTCAAGCGAAAAAAGGAAAAGGAAATTAAGGCCAAAACGGCAAAAACCGTTCTCAAAGAAATCAGGTTTGGCCCGCATACCGACGATCACGATTTTGATTTCAAACTCAAACATGCTATTAAATTCCTCGAAGAAGGCGCCAAAGTAAAGGCCTATGTTCAATTCAGGGGTCGCGCTATCGTTTTTAAGGAACGGGGCGAACTTGTGTTACTTAGGTTTATTAAAGAGCTGGAACCTTTTGGAGTTACCGAAGAGCTGCCCAAATTGGAGGGAAAACGCATGCATGTCATACTCACTCCTAAGAAAAAATCCAATTAA
- the rpmI gene encoding 50S ribosomal protein L35: protein MPKMKTHSGAKKRMKVTGKNKVKSFQANSSHLFRNKSKKAKGRHASSVVVDAAEEKRMKKLLGFG from the coding sequence ATGCCTAAGATGAAGACGCATTCCGGTGCGAAGAAAAGGATGAAAGTAACCGGAAAAAATAAAGTCAAGAGTTTCCAGGCGAACTCATCGCACCTTTTCAGAAATAAATCTAAAAAGGCAAAAGGCCGCCATGCCTCTTCTGTTGTTGTAGATGCCGCAGAGGAAAAACGCATGAAAAAACTTTTAGGATTCGGTTAA
- the rplT gene encoding 50S ribosomal protein L20 — protein sequence MPRSVNAVASRRRRKKIMKAARGYFGGRSKVYTVAKNAVEKAMKYAYKHRREKKRAFRRLWIARINAGVRALGLNYSGFINKLKSNQIDLNRKVLADLAMNHPTAFAALVEKVK from the coding sequence ATGCCACGTTCAGTCAACGCAGTTGCTTCCAGAAGAAGAAGGAAGAAAATAATGAAGGCAGCCAGAGGTTACTTTGGCGGTCGCTCAAAAGTCTATACGGTAGCTAAAAATGCCGTTGAAAAGGCCATGAAATATGCCTACAAGCACCGTAGGGAAAAGAAAAGAGCCTTCAGAAGATTATGGATCGCACGTATCAACGCCGGTGTAAGGGCTTTGGGTCTTAATTATTCCGGGTTTATAAATAAGTTGAAATCCAATCAGATCGACCTGAACAGAAAGGTACTTGCAGATCTGGCCATGAATCACCCAACAGCTTTTGCTGCATTGGTTGAAAAGGTAAAATAG